A portion of the Sphingobacterium spiritivorum genome contains these proteins:
- a CDS encoding energy transducer TonB: MNRNRPDLEYIRRYHNGELSSREMYELERQAQDAPMLMDIIMGVEFSDKEQVSQDLSDIKKRITQRVSENTIKQMPVWRKWVVAASVLFLLSIGALLMINQQPANKEIASTTLPEPSSPVTQDSGTDADVADKTSKQASPTPSATQTDRLANVITKKKQPAEDIVTQSEQSDISDEKSTLAAVQPKSPGVRVHISESLAKDSTLVLRGLSDDKLAVNSPKEELSTALAGKVAGVRIRGMASNSMVNNVISGQVMDKSTNLPLEGAILKIKNTDLTAVTDSAGQFQLLSSGSNPQVEVRAIGYETQQVPSNQLANNQVKLSPAHAGLEEVVVTDYASKKKSVKQVTGPEGGWKAFEKYIKKETRRIGTSAKGKVELSFIIDPNGKPSHIQVISGIDKVTDQQAVRMLENGPKWKTGEDQQENNTTFVTINFNGE; this comes from the coding sequence ATGAACAGGAATAGACCGGATTTGGAGTATATTCGTCGCTACCACAATGGAGAGCTTTCTTCACGTGAAATGTACGAATTGGAACGACAGGCACAGGACGCCCCCATGCTTATGGATATTATTATGGGTGTAGAGTTTAGTGATAAGGAGCAGGTAAGCCAAGATCTCTCCGATATCAAGAAGCGAATTACCCAACGTGTATCTGAAAATACAATAAAACAAATGCCCGTATGGAGGAAATGGGTTGTTGCGGCTTCTGTACTTTTTCTCTTGTCGATAGGCGCCTTACTGATGATCAATCAGCAGCCTGCAAATAAAGAAATCGCAAGTACCACCCTTCCTGAGCCTTCATCTCCAGTTACTCAGGATTCAGGAACAGATGCAGATGTAGCGGATAAGACATCAAAACAGGCTTCTCCTACTCCTTCTGCTACACAAACAGATCGTCTGGCCAATGTAATTACGAAAAAGAAGCAACCAGCAGAAGATATTGTAACGCAATCCGAGCAATCAGATATCAGTGATGAAAAATCAACTCTGGCTGCTGTACAGCCAAAATCTCCTGGAGTCAGAGTACATATTTCGGAGTCTTTAGCCAAAGATTCTACATTAGTTCTGAGAGGATTATCAGACGACAAACTCGCTGTCAACTCTCCGAAGGAAGAACTATCAACAGCTCTTGCCGGAAAAGTCGCTGGCGTCCGTATACGGGGAATGGCCAGCAATTCCATGGTGAATAATGTCATCAGCGGACAGGTGATGGATAAATCGACAAATTTACCATTGGAAGGCGCAATTTTAAAGATAAAAAACACGGATCTGACCGCAGTAACCGATTCAGCCGGACAGTTTCAACTCTTGTCAAGTGGTTCAAATCCACAAGTAGAAGTACGGGCTATTGGATATGAAACACAGCAGGTTCCATCTAATCAGCTGGCCAATAATCAGGTTAAACTAAGTCCTGCACATGCAGGATTGGAAGAAGTCGTAGTAACAGACTATGCCAGCAAGAAGAAATCTGTAAAACAGGTAACAGGACCTGAAGGCGGATGGAAAGCTTTTGAAAAATACATCAAAAAAGAAACCAGACGAATCGGAACATCTGCTAAAGGAAAAGTAGAGTTATCCTTCATAATCGACCCGAATGGAAAACCATCACATATTCAGGTGATATCGGGAATTGACAAAGTAACGGATCAGCAAGCTGTCCGTATGCTGGAGAACGGACCAAAATGGAAGACTGGAGAAGATCAGCAGGAAAATAATACAACCTTCGTAACCATAAATTTTAACGGAGAATAA
- a CDS encoding LutB/LldF family L-lactate oxidation iron-sulfur protein translates to MSDTIADKFLKESSTKSFDQKHRDIINTNIDKYNVAFEKGKSKFFDLENSKTKANLIKWKVMENLDKLLPEFEANFTSRGGKVIWANDAQEAREEIWKIMEQHGAKSVIKSKSMATEEIELNHFLAEKGIEAVESDLGEFIIQLLGQKPYHIVTPAMHLSLEDIAKLFHEKFDTPLTATAEELTMKARELLRDKYTSASIGISGANFLVADTGSIAITENEGNARLTTTFPNIHIALVGIEKIIPSMLDLDLFWPLLSTHGTGQNLTVYNTILNGPRQENESDGPEKMYVILLDNGRTNLLAEKDQRQGLYCIRCGACLNVCPIYQNIGGHTYDTTYSGPIGSLISPHLSGMKEFKHLSYASSLCGKCTEVCPVGIDIQKQLLLNRRDSVQEKLAPPMEQRAWKGFTYFIKKRKLIDLFGGKFKNFILRNFFKKAWGNNRELPHLADKSFAQQWKEQQKELNKDK, encoded by the coding sequence ATGTCTGATACAATCGCTGATAAATTCCTTAAAGAAAGCTCGACAAAATCTTTTGACCAAAAACATCGGGACATTATCAATACCAATATTGATAAGTACAATGTTGCTTTTGAAAAAGGGAAAAGTAAGTTTTTTGATCTGGAAAATTCCAAAACCAAAGCGAACCTGATCAAATGGAAGGTGATGGAGAATCTGGATAAATTACTTCCTGAATTTGAAGCAAACTTTACTTCCAGAGGAGGTAAAGTAATCTGGGCCAATGATGCTCAGGAAGCTCGGGAAGAAATCTGGAAGATTATGGAACAGCATGGCGCAAAGAGTGTCATCAAATCCAAATCTATGGCTACGGAAGAAATTGAACTTAATCATTTTCTTGCAGAAAAAGGTATAGAAGCTGTTGAAAGTGATCTGGGTGAATTCATTATCCAGCTGTTAGGACAAAAGCCTTACCATATCGTTACCCCGGCCATGCACCTGAGCCTGGAAGATATTGCAAAACTGTTTCACGAAAAATTTGACACGCCACTTACTGCTACAGCAGAGGAATTGACAATGAAAGCCCGTGAATTGTTGCGGGACAAATATACTTCCGCTTCAATAGGCATCTCCGGCGCTAATTTTCTGGTAGCGGATACGGGAAGTATAGCTATTACGGAAAATGAAGGAAATGCCCGACTGACCACTACATTTCCGAATATTCACATTGCGCTGGTCGGGATAGAGAAGATTATTCCCAGTATGCTGGATCTGGATCTTTTCTGGCCTTTATTATCCACACACGGAACAGGGCAGAATCTGACCGTATATAATACCATTCTGAATGGTCCCCGTCAGGAAAATGAAAGCGATGGTCCGGAAAAGATGTATGTCATCCTGCTGGACAATGGCCGTACCAATCTGCTTGCAGAGAAAGATCAGCGCCAGGGTTTATATTGTATACGATGCGGTGCATGCCTGAATGTATGCCCTATTTACCAAAATATCGGTGGACATACCTACGACACGACGTATTCAGGACCTATAGGCTCACTTATATCGCCGCATCTCAGCGGAATGAAAGAATTCAAACACCTGAGCTATGCTTCCAGCTTATGCGGAAAGTGTACAGAAGTGTGTCCCGTAGGTATTGATATCCAGAAGCAACTGCTGTTGAACCGCAGAGATTCTGTACAGGAAAAACTGGCTCCTCCGATGGAACAACGGGCCTGGAAAGGATTTACCTATTTTATTAAAAAAAGAAAGCTCATTGATCTTTTTGGTGGTAAATTTAAAAATTTCATCCTCCGTAATTTCTTTAAAAAAGCATGGGGCAATAACAGAGAATTACCACATCTGGCTGATAAATCATTTGCACAGCAATGGAAAGAACAGCAAAAGGAATTGAATAAGGATAAGTAG
- a CDS encoding RNA polymerase sigma factor — protein sequence MNYSAPSYPTESSDEQLLLLYRDTGDLNYLGKLYQSHSEMVYFVCLRYLQDSERSKDAVMNIFEELISKVNKQEIHSFGKWLYVLSRNHCLMQLRSAKNKQQISIDEFVEFPWSLHPDDDHEDKEQKLTSLEHCLEKLPEKQKKSIDLFFLNEKCYNEVSEITGYSLKEVKSYIQNGKRNLKNCMEGTHEQE from the coding sequence ATGAATTATTCTGCTCCATCATATCCCACCGAATCAAGTGACGAACAGCTTTTGTTGCTGTATCGTGATACCGGCGATCTCAATTACCTCGGAAAGCTGTATCAAAGTCATTCGGAAATGGTTTACTTCGTATGCTTGCGCTACTTGCAGGACAGCGAACGGAGTAAAGATGCGGTCATGAATATTTTCGAAGAGCTGATCAGCAAAGTAAATAAGCAGGAAATTCATTCTTTCGGAAAGTGGCTCTACGTGCTCTCCCGCAATCATTGTCTGATGCAATTAAGGTCTGCAAAAAATAAACAACAAATTTCTATTGACGAATTTGTGGAATTTCCATGGTCTCTGCATCCGGATGATGATCATGAAGATAAAGAACAAAAATTGACTTCGTTAGAGCATTGTCTGGAAAAACTACCGGAGAAACAAAAGAAGAGCATAGATTTATTTTTCCTTAATGAAAAATGCTATAATGAAGTCTCAGAAATAACAGGATATAGCCTCAAAGAGGTGAAAAGCTATATTCAGAATGGGAAAAGGAATTTGAAAAATTGTATGGAGGGAACCCATGAACAGGAATAG
- a CDS encoding endonuclease/exonuclease/phosphatase family protein: protein MYLQYPKLPKKRWIYLLIPISLSFLGWNMIRTSRITLNFNRGDKITTASILELPASNTGSFSVLTYNIAGLPEPISSAVTPRASSIADIGMKINRYDVVNVQEDFNYNRELYSNGNEHPFRTETMGKVPFSDGLNTLSKYPISDIQRIRWKDCTGADCLTPKGFSVVSLQLAKDVFVDLYNIHANAQDTPDAAVARGKNMDQLASFIKEHSKDKAVLLMGDFNAHYSFELDNVRNFIKETRMIDTWVYLENKGMVPHIDPMYSAGDILAIRKDRESIDKIMFRNSAGLHFIPESYAIENRLFTDKSGAPLSDHCAVSLSFSWELCQ from the coding sequence ATGTACCTACAATATCCCAAATTGCCAAAGAAACGATGGATCTACTTATTGATTCCGATATCACTTTCTTTCCTTGGATGGAACATGATTCGCACCTCACGGATAACGTTAAACTTCAATCGAGGTGATAAGATTACTACCGCATCAATATTGGAACTTCCGGCTTCAAACACCGGAAGTTTTTCAGTTTTGACATATAATATTGCCGGATTACCGGAACCAATCTCGAGTGCTGTCACGCCGCGTGCAAGCAGTATTGCGGATATCGGAATGAAAATAAACAGGTATGATGTGGTCAATGTTCAGGAAGATTTTAATTACAACAGGGAACTGTACAGTAATGGAAATGAACACCCTTTCCGAACGGAGACAATGGGCAAAGTACCTTTTAGTGACGGGCTTAATACATTATCAAAATATCCGATTTCAGATATTCAGCGTATCCGATGGAAAGATTGTACCGGAGCAGATTGTCTCACGCCCAAGGGATTTAGTGTAGTCAGTTTACAGTTGGCAAAAGATGTATTTGTAGATCTGTATAACATCCATGCCAACGCACAGGATACGCCGGATGCAGCAGTTGCCAGAGGTAAAAATATGGATCAGTTAGCCTCTTTTATAAAAGAACATTCTAAAGATAAAGCCGTACTGTTAATGGGAGACTTTAATGCACATTACAGCTTCGAACTGGATAATGTCCGCAATTTTATAAAAGAAACCAGAATGATAGACACCTGGGTTTATCTGGAAAATAAAGGTATGGTACCGCATATTGATCCTATGTACTCAGCAGGTGATATATTGGCTATCCGAAAGGACAGAGAATCTATAGATAAGATCATGTTTCGTAACAGTGCCGGCCTGCATTTTATTCCTGAAAGCTATGCGATTGAAAACAGACTGTTTACAGACAAGTCGGGAGCGCCTCTTTCTGACCATTGTGCAGTAAGTTTGTCTTTTTCATGGGAACTATGTCAGTAA
- the aspS gene encoding aspartate--tRNA ligase produces MHRTHTCGELRISDLGKSVTLSGWVQKSRDLGGMTFIDVRDRYGITQLTFNADDNEQLRASARELGREYVIKVEGQVIERSSKNSKIPTGDIEIKVSSLEILNASKLPPFTIEDETDGGDDLRMKFRYLDLRRNPVRQNLILRHKLAQEIRRYLDEQNFLEVETPVLIKSTPEGARDFVVPSRMNAGEFYALPQSPQTFKQLLMVSGFDRYFQIVKCFRDEDLRADRQPEFTQIDCEMSFVEQEDILNMFEGLAKHLFKTVKGFELGSVPRMTYADAMRLYGSDKPDTRFGMQFVELNELTKGKGFPVFDQAELVVGINANGCAGYTRKQLDALTDYVKRPQVGATGLVYARYNEDGTIKSSVDKFYTEEQLKEWAVAFDGKPGDLFLIMAGPTDKVRKQLSELRLEVGNQLGLRDKNKFAPLWVLDFPLLEWDEESGRYHAMHHPFTSPKPEDIPLLDTNPGEVRANAYDFVLNGSEIGGGSIRIHDKELQSLMFKHLGFSPEDAQKQFGFLMEAFTYGAPPHGGLAFGFDRMVSVFAGLDTIRDVIAFPKNNSGRDVMIDAPATIDQAQLDELNLALNLKSSEKN; encoded by the coding sequence ATGCACAGAACACATACCTGCGGAGAGCTTAGGATTTCAGATCTTGGCAAGTCCGTAACTTTAAGTGGTTGGGTACAAAAGTCGCGCGATCTGGGAGGAATGACCTTTATCGATGTCCGCGACAGATATGGAATTACACAGTTGACTTTTAACGCAGATGACAACGAGCAGCTGCGCGCTTCTGCACGTGAATTAGGGCGTGAATACGTAATAAAAGTAGAAGGACAGGTTATTGAACGGTCAAGTAAAAACTCAAAAATCCCGACCGGAGATATTGAGATCAAGGTTTCTTCTTTAGAAATACTGAATGCTTCCAAACTGCCTCCTTTTACTATTGAAGATGAAACGGATGGAGGGGATGATCTGCGCATGAAATTCAGATATCTGGATCTGCGCCGTAATCCTGTAAGACAAAATCTTATTCTTCGCCACAAACTGGCGCAGGAAATCCGCAGATATCTTGATGAGCAGAATTTTCTGGAGGTGGAAACACCTGTTCTGATTAAGTCAACTCCGGAAGGAGCCCGCGATTTCGTGGTTCCAAGCCGTATGAATGCAGGAGAATTCTATGCGTTGCCGCAATCTCCACAGACTTTCAAACAGTTATTGATGGTATCCGGATTTGACCGTTATTTTCAGATTGTCAAGTGTTTTCGTGATGAAGATTTACGTGCAGACAGACAACCCGAGTTTACGCAGATTGACTGTGAAATGTCCTTTGTAGAACAGGAGGATATTCTGAATATGTTTGAAGGATTGGCAAAACACTTATTCAAAACTGTAAAAGGATTTGAGCTGGGTTCAGTGCCCCGTATGACTTATGCCGATGCTATGCGTCTTTATGGTTCTGACAAACCAGATACCCGTTTCGGAATGCAATTCGTTGAATTAAATGAGCTTACAAAAGGAAAAGGTTTCCCTGTATTTGATCAGGCTGAACTGGTTGTCGGCATCAATGCAAATGGCTGTGCAGGATATACCCGTAAACAACTGGATGCACTGACGGACTATGTAAAACGTCCGCAGGTAGGAGCAACAGGTCTTGTATATGCCCGTTATAATGAAGACGGAACCATCAAATCATCTGTAGATAAATTTTATACAGAGGAGCAGCTTAAAGAATGGGCTGTTGCGTTTGACGGTAAACCTGGCGATTTATTTTTAATAATGGCAGGTCCTACAGATAAAGTACGCAAACAACTGAGTGAGCTTCGGCTGGAAGTGGGTAATCAGCTAGGTCTTCGTGACAAAAATAAATTTGCACCTCTTTGGGTATTAGATTTCCCGTTACTGGAATGGGATGAAGAATCAGGTCGTTATCACGCTATGCACCATCCATTTACCTCTCCAAAACCGGAAGATATCCCATTGCTGGACACGAATCCGGGAGAAGTAAGAGCAAACGCTTACGATTTTGTCCTTAATGGCAGCGAAATTGGAGGTGGGTCTATTCGTATTCATGACAAAGAATTGCAATCGCTTATGTTCAAGCACCTTGGTTTTTCTCCTGAGGATGCACAGAAACAATTCGGTTTCTTAATGGAAGCATTTACCTACGGAGCACCTCCACATGGCGGATTGGCCTTTGGATTTGACCGTATGGTGTCTGTATTTGCAGGTCTGGATACTATCCGTGATGTCATTGCTTTCCCTAAGAACAATTCGGGAAGAGATGTGATGATCGACGCTCCTGCAACTATAGATCAGGCGCAGCTGGATGAACTGAATCTGGCTTTGAATCTTAAGTCTTCAGAGAAGAATTAA
- the mraZ gene encoding division/cell wall cluster transcriptional repressor MraZ yields the protein MNHLIGEFECKLDTKGRMVLPAALKRQLPHVERDGLVVNRGFEKHLVFYTREEWNTITAKLSKLNQFNEKSRMFVRAFTRGATELTLDASGRVLLPKGLLEYANIGAEVVLACQFNKIEVWSKEGYEALMNDGLGDDFAALAEEVMGGMDFGGLMNE from the coding sequence ATGAATCATTTAATCGGAGAATTTGAATGCAAGCTTGACACCAAAGGAAGAATGGTGTTGCCGGCAGCGCTCAAGCGGCAGTTGCCGCATGTGGAGCGTGACGGGCTTGTTGTGAACCGAGGATTCGAGAAACATTTGGTTTTCTATACACGTGAAGAGTGGAATACTATCACAGCTAAGTTGTCAAAATTGAATCAGTTTAACGAGAAGAGCAGGATGTTTGTTCGTGCTTTTACGCGTGGTGCTACAGAGTTGACATTGGATGCTTCTGGTCGTGTACTTTTACCAAAAGGATTGTTGGAATATGCAAACATCGGCGCTGAAGTCGTGCTTGCCTGTCAGTTTAACAAAATAGAGGTTTGGTCGAAAGAAGGGTACGAAGCATTGATGAATGATGGTTTAGGTGATGATTTTGCTGCGTTGGCAGAAGAGGTGATGGGCGGAATGGATTTTGGAGGATTAATGAATGAGTAA
- a CDS encoding glycosyltransferase: MIKVAFFAEMMIEDFDGASRTMFQLINRIDSTKFEFLFIYGNGPEQIDDHLSLRIPYFHIPFNRNYTMAVPAIAKKMLKQQLKEFDPDVIHIATPSMLGSFALKYAEKHNIPTLTIYHTHFISYIDYYLKNTPFLIKPTKKEFIKQTVRFYNKCTKVYVPSVSISKELKHLGIQPDKLTLWQRGIDTELFSPKKKDNNYLRKVTKNKKQNILFASRLEWEKNLVTLIDMYHKCKESDIDCNFIIAGDGTAKAACMEQMPDAYFLGKLSHKELAICYASSTLFLFPSITETYGNVVIEAMASGLPCVISNDGGSADFIIDGENGFKCNAEQAEDYVDKIQLLLSDKNLRKKFKKAGLKYSKQHNWQHLSEIYFRDISDFADMTISTQTAYQFA, from the coding sequence ATGATTAAAGTGGCTTTCTTTGCCGAGATGATGATTGAAGACTTTGACGGAGCTTCCCGCACGATGTTTCAACTGATCAACAGGATCGATTCTACAAAATTTGAGTTTCTGTTTATCTACGGAAATGGTCCCGAACAGATCGATGACCATCTGTCTCTGCGCATTCCCTATTTCCATATCCCATTCAACAGAAACTATACAATGGCTGTACCGGCTATTGCAAAAAAGATGCTGAAACAGCAGCTCAAGGAATTTGATCCGGATGTCATCCATATCGCCACGCCGTCTATGTTAGGCAGCTTCGCCTTAAAGTATGCTGAAAAACACAATATACCTACCCTGACTATTTACCACACGCATTTTATCAGCTACATAGATTATTACCTCAAGAATACACCTTTCCTGATCAAACCCACCAAAAAAGAGTTTATCAAACAGACCGTGAGGTTTTATAATAAATGTACAAAAGTATATGTACCCTCTGTATCGATATCCAAAGAGCTGAAGCATTTGGGAATACAACCGGATAAGTTAACGCTTTGGCAGCGCGGGATTGATACGGAACTTTTTTCGCCTAAGAAAAAAGATAATAACTACCTTCGAAAAGTAACAAAAAACAAAAAACAGAACATCTTATTTGCCAGCCGGCTGGAATGGGAGAAAAATCTTGTCACACTAATCGACATGTACCATAAGTGTAAAGAAAGTGATATAGACTGCAACTTTATTATAGCGGGGGACGGCACTGCGAAAGCTGCATGTATGGAACAAATGCCGGATGCCTATTTTTTAGGTAAATTATCACATAAGGAGCTGGCCATTTGTTATGCCTCTTCGACTTTATTTCTCTTTCCTTCGATCACCGAAACATACGGAAATGTTGTAATAGAAGCAATGGCCTCGGGACTCCCCTGCGTTATTTCAAATGACGGAGGAAGTGCTGATTTTATTATTGACGGGGAGAATGGTTTCAAATGTAATGCGGAACAGGCAGAAGATTACGTTGACAAAATACAGCTTCTGTTATCAGATAAGAATCTACGTAAAAAGTTCAAAAAAGCAGGATTAAAATACAGCAAACAGCATAATTGGCAGCATCTTTCTGAAATTTACTTCAGAGACATCAGTGATTTTGCAGACATGACTATATCCACTCAGACGGCTTACCAGTTTGCATAA